The Sphingomonas alpina genome has a segment encoding these proteins:
- the ispG gene encoding flavodoxin-dependent (E)-4-hydroxy-3-methylbut-2-enyl-diphosphate synthase has protein sequence MSLRPWRDITRRQSRQIMVGNVPVGGDAPVTVQTMTNTLTSDAKATIAQIRRCEEAGVDIIRVSCPDVESTAALKQIVRASRVPIVADIHFHYKRALEAADAGAACLRINPGNIGSSDRVREVVNAAKANGCAIRIGVNAGSLEKDLLEKYGEPCPEALVESALDHIKLLQDHDFHQFKVAVKASDLFLAVAAYQQLAEVVDCPLHLGITEAGGFVGGTVKSAIGMGSLLWYGIGDTIRVSLSAEPEEEVRVGFEILKSLGIRNRGVRVISCPSCARQGFDVIRTVQALEERLQHIRTPMSLSVLGCVVNGPGEARETDIGLTGGGNGKHMVYLSGVTDHTVSSADMLEHIVKLVEAKAAEIDAADEARAAA, from the coding sequence ATGTCCCTTCGTCCGTGGCGTGACATCACGCGCCGCCAGAGCCGCCAGATCATGGTCGGCAACGTCCCCGTCGGCGGCGACGCGCCGGTCACCGTGCAGACGATGACCAATACGCTGACCTCCGACGCGAAGGCGACGATCGCCCAGATCCGCCGCTGCGAGGAGGCCGGGGTCGATATCATCCGCGTGTCCTGCCCCGATGTGGAGAGCACTGCGGCCCTGAAGCAGATCGTCCGCGCGAGCCGCGTGCCGATCGTTGCCGATATCCATTTCCATTATAAGCGCGCGCTCGAGGCGGCCGATGCGGGCGCCGCCTGCCTGCGCATCAACCCCGGCAATATCGGCTCGTCGGACCGGGTGCGCGAGGTCGTCAATGCGGCCAAGGCCAATGGTTGCGCGATCCGCATCGGCGTCAATGCCGGCAGCCTGGAAAAGGACCTGCTCGAAAAATATGGCGAGCCCTGCCCCGAGGCTTTGGTCGAATCGGCGCTCGATCACATCAAATTGCTGCAGGACCATGATTTCCACCAATTCAAGGTCGCGGTGAAGGCATCCGACCTGTTCCTGGCGGTCGCCGCGTACCAGCAGCTCGCCGAAGTGGTCGATTGCCCGCTGCATCTCGGCATCACCGAGGCGGGCGGGTTCGTCGGCGGCACGGTGAAGAGCGCGATCGGCATGGGCAGCCTGCTCTGGTACGGCATCGGCGACACGATCCGCGTCTCGCTTTCGGCCGAGCCGGAAGAGGAAGTGCGCGTCGGCTTCGAGATCCTCAAGAGCCTCGGGATTCGCAACCGCGGCGTGCGCGTCATCTCCTGTCCGAGCTGTGCGCGCCAGGGCTTCGACGTGATCCGCACCGTCCAGGCGCTGGAGGAGCGGCTCCAGCATATCCGCACGCCGATGTCGCTGTCGGTGCTCGGCTGCGTGGTCAATGGCCCCGGCGAAGCGCGCGAAACCGATATCGGCCTGACCGGCGGCGGCAACGGCAAGCATATGGTCTATCTGTCGGGCGTCACCGACCATACTGTGTCGAGTGCCGACATGCTCGAACATATCGTCAAGCTGGTCGAGGCCAAGGCGGCGGAGATCGACGCGGCGGACGAAGCGCGCGCGGCGGCCTGA
- a CDS encoding DUF3089 domain-containing protein, protein MRIGGWIGLGGLLVAGATTPAVPQIGQALKIARNNQPPPFPFDPRKAPPAPDYARASNWAALPTTRDEADVTPRGVTAIDQRSADADVFFIYPTVLMSRTQWNADVGDAALNRKIEETTIRAQASVFNGCCAIYAPRYRQMTLGGYIKWSANSEAATELAYGDVARAFRYFLANHNKGRPFIIAGHSQGSRLGRLLIEREIDGKPVARRMIAAYLIGTWIEKDWFSRLRDVRACAQAYDTGCVVTWSTYAQGRNASLQRVNIGRQSKYAPETKIRPYAGINPYSWSTGDAMAPKAMNKGGWLYGTGAAPAAAVPGLVSGRMRDGALYISPPGKAYTDLMIPFGNFHNVDYNVAYMNLRENAWVRLGAFWKQ, encoded by the coding sequence ATGCGGATCGGCGGCTGGATCGGATTGGGGGGCTTGCTTGTCGCGGGGGCGACGACACCGGCGGTGCCGCAGATCGGCCAGGCGCTGAAGATCGCGCGCAACAACCAGCCGCCGCCCTTCCCGTTCGACCCGCGCAAGGCGCCGCCGGCGCCGGATTATGCAAGAGCCTCGAACTGGGCCGCACTGCCCACGACGCGCGACGAGGCTGATGTGACGCCGCGCGGCGTGACCGCGATCGACCAGCGTAGTGCCGACGCCGATGTCTTCTTCATCTATCCGACCGTGCTGATGAGCCGCACGCAATGGAATGCCGATGTCGGCGACGCAGCACTCAATCGCAAGATCGAGGAGACGACGATCCGCGCCCAGGCCAGCGTGTTCAATGGTTGCTGCGCGATCTATGCGCCGCGCTACCGCCAGATGACACTCGGCGGTTACATCAAATGGTCGGCCAACAGCGAAGCGGCGACCGAGCTGGCCTATGGCGATGTCGCGCGCGCCTTTCGCTATTTCCTTGCCAATCACAACAAGGGCCGGCCGTTCATCATCGCCGGGCACAGCCAGGGATCGCGGCTAGGCCGGCTGCTGATCGAGCGCGAGATCGACGGCAAGCCGGTCGCGCGGCGGATGATCGCGGCCTATCTGATCGGCACCTGGATCGAGAAGGACTGGTTCAGCCGCCTGCGCGACGTGCGCGCCTGCGCCCAGGCCTATGACACCGGCTGCGTCGTGACCTGGTCGACCTATGCGCAGGGACGCAATGCGTCGCTGCAGCGGGTGAATATCGGGCGACAGTCTAAATACGCGCCCGAGACGAAGATCCGGCCCTATGCCGGGATCAATCCGTACAGCTGGAGCACCGGCGACGCGATGGCGCCCAAGGCGATGAACAAGGGCGGCTGGCTGTACGGCACGGGCGCTGCCCCAGCCGCTGCCGTACCCGGGCTGGTCTCCGGGCGGATGCGCGACGGCGCGCTGTACATATCGCCGCCGGGCAAAGCCTATACCGACCTGATGATCCCGTTCGGCAACTTCCATAATGTCGATTACAATGTCGCCTATATGAACCTGCGTGAGAATGCCTGGGTGCGGCTGGGCGCGTTCTGGAAGCAATAG
- a CDS encoding acyltransferase family protein, which produces MTQSSRHFGLDWLRIAAFGLLILYHIAMVFAPWDWVVKSAHTYPGLVAPMAALTPWRLPLLFAVSGYASRKLFEKSPSVQGFVRSRCARLLIPWAFAMAVIVPPEMWVRVLEKGYPFGLLHFWINDYWRIGTFYGRSFPSVEHLWFVEYLWAYTMLLAAFLGWAGGAARLERGVEWLASGSRILWAPLGLLIAAKLALLFVVPEQQGLFTDWAGHALYVPVFLFGFALGGSRLLWPCIARHWRMAGLLALISGVFVIAFELTYQGDHVPPHLQMAVDRSARVVMAWSMIVMLLHIAETWWNRDHPWRATLGEAVFPFYIIHHPVIVVTAWFTLPLGLTPWTEFALLFAATATACMAFYLIGREINWLRPLIGLRARPRLRPAARPDSVGSPAH; this is translated from the coding sequence TTGACACAGAGCAGTCGCCATTTCGGCCTTGATTGGCTGCGCATCGCCGCGTTCGGCCTGCTGATCCTGTACCATATCGCCATGGTCTTCGCCCCGTGGGACTGGGTGGTGAAATCCGCCCATACCTATCCCGGGCTGGTCGCGCCGATGGCCGCGCTGACACCGTGGCGCTTGCCGTTGCTGTTCGCGGTGTCGGGCTATGCCTCGCGCAAATTGTTCGAGAAATCGCCCTCGGTTCAGGGCTTTGTACGTTCGCGCTGTGCACGGCTGCTGATCCCTTGGGCCTTCGCGATGGCCGTCATCGTGCCGCCCGAAATGTGGGTGCGGGTATTGGAAAAGGGTTATCCGTTCGGCCTGCTGCACTTCTGGATCAATGATTACTGGCGCATCGGCACCTTTTACGGGCGCAGCTTCCCCAGCGTCGAGCATCTTTGGTTCGTCGAATATCTCTGGGCCTACACCATGCTGCTGGCGGCGTTCCTCGGCTGGGCGGGCGGCGCGGCACGGCTGGAGCGCGGGGTCGAATGGCTGGCAAGCGGCAGCCGGATCCTGTGGGCGCCGCTTGGCCTGCTCATCGCGGCGAAGCTCGCGCTGCTGTTCGTCGTACCCGAACAACAGGGCCTGTTCACCGACTGGGCGGGACACGCGCTGTATGTTCCGGTCTTCCTGTTCGGCTTCGCGCTTGGTGGGTCACGACTGCTTTGGCCGTGCATCGCCCGCCACTGGCGGATGGCCGGGCTGCTTGCGCTGATCAGCGGCGTCTTCGTCATCGCTTTCGAGCTGACCTATCAAGGCGATCACGTCCCGCCCCACCTGCAGATGGCGGTCGACCGGTCGGCCCGGGTCGTGATGGCGTGGAGCATGATCGTCATGCTGCTGCATATCGCCGAGACCTGGTGGAACCGCGATCATCCCTGGCGCGCGACCTTGGGCGAGGCGGTCTTTCCCTTCTATATCATCCATCATCCGGTGATTGTGGTGACGGCTTGGTTCACGCTGCCGCTCGGCCTTACACCCTGGACCGAGTTCGCCCTGCTGTTCGCCGCCACCGCCACGGCATGCATGGCCTTTTACCTGATCGGACGCGAGATCAACTGGCTGCGGCCGCTGATCGGCCTGCGTGCCCGGCCCCGGCTCAGGCCTGCAGCGCGGCCCGATAGCGTCGGCTCCCCCGCACACTGA
- a CDS encoding LytTR family DNA-binding domain-containing protein, which translates to MTGSGTSGGDGGTNGARRRLALLLGAGFAVILTAIMVADAESMMSDFAAAGVPVTRTHVWVWEVSSVIAWLSLAPPIWYMIAKVRPPRFTWVQVALILVLATVPASAWHIGLMIVLRKIFYAFEGQAYHFFGPLKNPLLYEYRKDVGTYLQWAGMATIAQWLLATAGAATPSRQQTGAAFLAVLDGAVTHQVPAVEIDQVVAAGNYVEIAWGTRTLLHRATLAMVEAELGGDFVRIHRSRIVRRAAIRRVETDRSGDFTVDLANGVSVRGSRRYRAALQA; encoded by the coding sequence GTGACGGGCAGCGGGACCAGCGGCGGGGATGGCGGGACGAACGGCGCGCGGCGGCGGCTGGCGCTGTTGCTTGGCGCCGGCTTTGCAGTGATCCTGACTGCGATCATGGTCGCCGATGCCGAATCGATGATGAGCGACTTCGCCGCGGCGGGCGTGCCGGTGACCCGCACTCATGTCTGGGTATGGGAGGTGTCGAGCGTCATCGCCTGGCTCAGTCTGGCGCCGCCGATCTGGTACATGATCGCAAAGGTTCGTCCACCGCGCTTCACCTGGGTCCAGGTCGCGCTGATCCTGGTGCTTGCGACCGTGCCGGCATCGGCCTGGCACATCGGATTGATGATCGTGCTGCGCAAGATCTTCTATGCCTTTGAAGGACAGGCGTATCACTTTTTCGGGCCGCTGAAGAACCCACTGCTCTACGAATATCGCAAGGATGTCGGCACCTACCTGCAATGGGCCGGCATGGCGACGATCGCGCAATGGCTGCTCGCCACTGCCGGCGCGGCGACGCCGTCACGGCAGCAGACGGGCGCGGCCTTCCTTGCGGTGCTGGACGGCGCGGTCACGCACCAGGTGCCGGCGGTGGAGATCGATCAGGTCGTCGCAGCGGGAAACTATGTCGAGATCGCCTGGGGTACGCGCACCCTGCTGCACCGCGCGACGCTTGCCATGGTCGAGGCGGAACTGGGGGGCGATTTCGTGCGCATCCATCGCAGCCGTATCGTTCGCCGCGCCGCGATCCGCCGGGTCGAGACCGACCGCAGCGGCGACTTCACCGTCGACCTGGCGAACGGCGTCAGTGTGCGGGGGAGCCGACGCTATCGGGCCGCGCTGCAGGCCTGA
- a CDS encoding acyltransferase family protein, which yields MERHFGLDWLRIGAFGLLIFYHIGMVFVPWDFHVKTAHPLEWVAIPMLATNSWRLLLLFVVSGYASRALLMKGGGAGAFAGSRSKRLLIPLLFGVIVVIPLQPWVEVTTKFGYAGSLWTFWLHDYFRFGTLAGIILPTWQHLWFVVYLWVYTMALAIGIALLHRLPLQTLFDRLFGNVTVWLIPVIWLILVAAWLFPGARETHALFGDWVAHAQYLPGFLFGFALAGSKPAFAAIGRWWRPAAIVAVVSYAVVATIEWNWPGSAMPWPYGQAFSWARAVQGWSTIVALIGFADTHWNRDHPWRAMLTEAVFPFYIIHQTIIVGVEYLLLPFGLPAGVEFAILVVTTVAGCWAFYLIGREVGWLRPLIGLRARVAPPVSSDTRPAII from the coding sequence ATGGAACGGCATTTCGGACTGGACTGGCTTCGGATCGGCGCTTTCGGGCTGCTGATCTTCTACCATATCGGCATGGTCTTCGTGCCGTGGGATTTCCATGTGAAGACCGCTCATCCGCTGGAATGGGTGGCGATCCCGATGCTCGCGACCAACAGCTGGCGCTTGCTGCTGCTGTTCGTGGTGTCGGGCTATGCCAGCCGCGCGCTGTTGATGAAGGGGGGCGGGGCTGGCGCATTTGCCGGATCGCGCAGCAAGCGCCTGCTGATCCCGCTGCTGTTCGGCGTGATCGTGGTCATCCCGCTCCAGCCCTGGGTCGAGGTGACGACCAAGTTCGGCTATGCCGGAAGCCTGTGGACCTTCTGGCTGCACGACTATTTCCGCTTCGGCACGCTTGCCGGGATCATCCTGCCGACCTGGCAGCATCTGTGGTTCGTGGTCTATCTGTGGGTCTATACCATGGCGTTGGCGATCGGCATCGCGCTGCTCCACCGGCTGCCGCTACAGACGCTCTTCGACCGGCTGTTCGGCAATGTCACTGTCTGGCTGATCCCGGTAATCTGGCTGATCCTGGTCGCGGCATGGCTGTTCCCCGGCGCGCGCGAAACCCACGCCCTGTTCGGTGACTGGGTCGCACATGCCCAATATCTTCCGGGGTTCCTGTTCGGCTTCGCACTGGCCGGGTCCAAGCCCGCCTTTGCGGCAATCGGGCGCTGGTGGCGCCCGGCAGCGATCGTAGCGGTGGTGAGCTATGCCGTGGTCGCGACGATCGAGTGGAACTGGCCCGGCAGCGCCATGCCCTGGCCCTATGGTCAGGCCTTTTCCTGGGCGCGAGCGGTGCAGGGCTGGAGCACGATCGTCGCGCTGATCGGCTTTGCCGATACGCACTGGAACCGCGACCATCCATGGCGCGCGATGCTCACCGAAGCCGTGTTCCCGTTCTACATCATCCATCAGACGATCATCGTCGGGGTCGAATATCTGCTGCTGCCATTCGGCCTGCCGGCGGGCGTCGAGTTCGCCATCCTGGTCGTGACGACGGTCGCCGGATGCTGGGCCTTCTATTTGATCGGGCGCGAAGTCGGATGGCTGCGGCCGCTGATCGGATTGCGGGCAAGGGTGGCACCGCCGGTATCATCTGATACCAGACCCGCGATTATCTGA
- a CDS encoding isoaspartyl peptidase/L-asparaginase family protein: MPDPVSDSRWTLMIHGGAGMMTRDRLTPEQDAGTRAGLAAALDAGSAVLDGGGSALDAVAAAVRVLEDDPHFNAGRGAALSFDGVAELDAAIMDGRDRRAGAVAGITATRHPVDLAQAVMADGRHVLLSGAGADAFSVDAELEQAGQDWFALPERRRQLDELKSHGGGAFDVDMKYGTVGAVACDVHGHVAAATSTGGVTGKRWGRVGDSPLIGAGTYADDRACAVSATGAGEFFIRAGVAHEICARVRLSGATVQEAADAVLADVRSLGGTGGVIVAAPNGDLAWSFITAGMNRARTTSDGARSIAIYADE; encoded by the coding sequence ATGCCTGACCCCGTTTCCGATTCGCGCTGGACGCTGATGATCCATGGCGGGGCGGGCATGATGACACGCGACCGCCTGACACCGGAGCAGGATGCCGGCACCCGCGCCGGGCTGGCCGCTGCGCTGGACGCCGGGTCGGCAGTGCTCGACGGCGGCGGATCGGCGCTCGACGCAGTCGCCGCGGCAGTGCGCGTGCTCGAGGATGACCCGCATTTCAATGCCGGGCGCGGCGCAGCGCTCAGCTTCGACGGGGTGGCCGAGCTCGACGCGGCGATCATGGACGGACGCGACCGGCGTGCGGGCGCGGTGGCGGGCATCACCGCGACGCGTCACCCGGTCGATCTGGCGCAAGCGGTGATGGCGGACGGACGGCACGTGCTGCTGTCGGGCGCGGGCGCCGATGCCTTTTCGGTCGACGCGGAACTGGAACAGGCGGGCCAGGACTGGTTCGCCTTGCCCGAGCGGCGCCGGCAGCTGGACGAGCTCAAGTCGCATGGCGGCGGCGCATTCGATGTGGACATGAAATACGGCACGGTCGGCGCCGTGGCCTGTGACGTGCACGGCCATGTCGCGGCAGCAACCTCCACCGGCGGTGTGACCGGCAAGCGCTGGGGGCGAGTCGGCGATTCGCCGCTGATTGGTGCTGGCACCTATGCCGACGACCGCGCCTGCGCGGTGTCGGCAACCGGCGCGGGCGAATTCTTCATCCGTGCCGGCGTCGCCCACGAGATCTGCGCCCGCGTCCGGCTGAGCGGCGCGACCGTACAAGAGGCAGCGGACGCGGTGCTTGCCGACGTCCGCTCGCTGGGCGGCACCGGCGGGGTGATCGTCGCCGCGCCGAACGGCGACCTGGCGTGGAGCTTCATCACCGCAGGGATGAACCGCGCGCGCACAACCTCCGATGGCGCACGATCGATCGCGATCTACGCCGACGAATAA
- a CDS encoding S1/P1 nuclease, which produces MSRILPALLAPVLFALFAATIAAPASAYWEYGHETVATIGYRNAKPETRIAIDRILHHAQLLETPTCPARTIEQASVWADCIKTLGPRFSYTSNWHYQNVDVCKPFDLKSACRDGNCVSAQIERDLKLLKDKTLPMRERVQALAFLVHFMGDLHQPLHAGDRGDLGGNKVTAAYGAYAPERLNLHAIWDGYLAERSISTPPSLVRRYSPEEKAAIQAGSVEDWSRESWQVAHDATYATALGGDACGPVPARARLDQATIEKLVPTARLEIERGGLRLARLLDEALG; this is translated from the coding sequence ATGAGTCGCATCCTCCCCGCCCTGCTCGCCCCCGTCCTGTTCGCCTTGTTCGCGGCCACCATCGCCGCTCCGGCTTCCGCCTATTGGGAATATGGCCATGAGACGGTCGCCACGATCGGCTATCGCAATGCCAAGCCGGAAACGCGAATTGCGATCGACCGCATCCTGCATCATGCGCAACTGCTCGAGACGCCGACCTGCCCCGCCAGGACGATCGAGCAGGCCAGCGTCTGGGCCGACTGCATCAAGACGCTGGGACCGCGCTTCAGCTACACCTCCAACTGGCATTACCAGAATGTCGATGTGTGCAAGCCGTTCGACCTGAAATCGGCATGCCGCGACGGCAATTGCGTGTCGGCGCAGATCGAGCGTGACCTGAAGCTGCTCAAGGACAAGACCCTGCCGATGCGCGAGCGCGTCCAGGCGCTTGCCTTTCTGGTCCATTTCATGGGGGATCTGCACCAGCCGCTCCATGCCGGCGATCGGGGCGATCTCGGCGGCAACAAGGTGACCGCGGCCTACGGCGCCTATGCACCCGAACGGCTCAACCTGCATGCGATCTGGGACGGCTATCTCGCCGAGCGGTCGATCTCCACGCCGCCATCGCTGGTGCGGCGCTATTCGCCAGAAGAAAAGGCAGCGATTCAGGCAGGCAGCGTCGAGGATTGGAGCCGGGAGAGCTGGCAGGTCGCGCACGACGCGACCTATGCCACCGCGCTCGGTGGCGATGCGTGCGGCCCGGTGCCGGCGCGTGCCAGGCTCGATCAGGCGACGATCGAGAAACTGGTGCCCACCGCGCGGCTCGAGATCGAGCGCGGTGGATTGCGGCTGGCACGACTGCTCGACGAAGCACTAGGCTAG
- a CDS encoding alpha/beta hydrolase translates to MKVPGFAILAIVAVSAAAAPTPLVTTELTVPGPQGPVAGTLVDPDGKGPAIVIIPGSGPTDRDGNNPLGVKAASYRMLAEALAARGIATLRADKRGLGASKAAMADPSAVTIADYAGDAHAWAKLIAERTGRRCVWLLGHSEGGLIALRAAQDPSGLCGIILVAAPGRPLGTVMRGQFRANPANAAILDAALAMLDAIEAGRQVDPATLPPPLDKMFPAAVQPYMIDLLSYDPAKLAASVRLPILIVQGERDTQVGVEDARALAVAAPRATLALLPGVNHVLKLVATDDRAANRATYGDPTLPIAPAVIDTVAAFVTMTR, encoded by the coding sequence ATGAAGGTACCGGGATTCGCCATCCTGGCGATCGTCGCGGTGTCCGCTGCTGCCGCACCCACACCCTTGGTAACGACCGAACTGACGGTGCCCGGTCCGCAGGGGCCGGTCGCGGGAACCCTGGTCGACCCCGACGGCAAAGGCCCGGCGATCGTCATCATCCCGGGGTCCGGGCCGACCGACCGCGACGGCAACAACCCGCTCGGCGTCAAGGCTGCGTCGTATCGCATGCTTGCGGAAGCGCTCGCTGCGCGCGGCATAGCGACACTGCGCGCCGACAAACGCGGGCTGGGCGCCAGCAAGGCCGCCATGGCCGACCCGTCGGCGGTAACGATCGCCGATTATGCCGGAGATGCCCATGCCTGGGCGAAGCTTATCGCCGAGCGTACGGGGCGGCGATGCGTCTGGCTGCTTGGCCACAGCGAGGGCGGGCTTATCGCGCTGCGTGCCGCACAAGATCCGTCGGGTCTATGCGGCATCATCCTGGTGGCTGCGCCCGGCCGGCCGCTCGGCACGGTGATGCGCGGCCAGTTCAGGGCAAATCCCGCGAACGCGGCGATCCTCGATGCCGCGCTCGCCATGCTCGATGCCATCGAGGCGGGCCGGCAGGTCGATCCGGCAACACTGCCGCCGCCACTCGACAAGATGTTCCCGGCCGCAGTGCAGCCCTATATGATCGACCTGCTTTCCTACGATCCGGCGAAGCTGGCGGCATCGGTGCGGCTGCCGATCCTGATCGTGCAGGGCGAGCGCGACACACAGGTCGGCGTCGAGGATGCCCGTGCGCTGGCGGTCGCCGCGCCGCGTGCGACGCTGGCGCTACTCCCTGGCGTCAACCATGTGCTGAAGCTGGTCGCCACCGATGATCGCGCGGCGAATCGGGCGACCTATGGCGATCCGACGCTGCCGATCGCGCCAGCAGTGATCGATACGGTCGCCGCCTTTGTAACGATGACGCGCTAG
- a CDS encoding toxin-antitoxin system HicB family antitoxin, with product MTAPSKKAFPLRLDPALYAAIERTAASDLRSVNAQVECLLREALAKRGVKLEAPVAARRGRPPKSTEGE from the coding sequence ATGACCGCTCCTTCCAAAAAGGCGTTCCCGTTGCGCCTCGACCCCGCACTCTATGCGGCGATCGAGCGCACCGCGGCGAGCGACCTGCGCAGCGTCAACGCACAGGTCGAATGCCTGCTGCGCGAGGCGCTGGCGAAGCGGGGGGTTAAACTGGAGGCGCCGGTCGCTGCGCGTCGTGGCCGGCCGCCGAAATCAACCGAAGGAGAATGA
- a CDS encoding SPFH domain-containing protein, which translates to MSDSGTTNTALTLSRERPAVTSSGYVMLLVMLFMIVVGVFGASIMQDRPGTGGSIITAAILAFAFILCGFYMQQPNQATAITLFGAYKGTDRNTGLRWLMPWLGRKKVSLRANNMISERLKVNDLRGNPIEIAAQVVWRVTDTAQALFDIDDYKAFVIVQIEAAVRTIGARYPYDDFEHQEVTLRGNHDQVAVELRQELIARLVVAGITVDECGFTHLAYAQEIAGAMLRRQQAQAVVAARKTLVEGAVGMVEMALELLSEKNVVHLDDERRAAMVSNLMVVLCGERDTQPVVNTGSLYQ; encoded by the coding sequence ATGTCGGATTCGGGTACGACCAACACTGCGCTCACGCTGTCGCGCGAGCGGCCGGCAGTCACGTCGAGCGGTTATGTGATGTTGCTGGTCATGCTCTTCATGATCGTGGTCGGCGTGTTCGGCGCGTCGATTATGCAGGACAGGCCTGGCACGGGCGGTTCGATCATCACCGCCGCGATTCTGGCTTTCGCTTTCATCCTGTGCGGCTTCTATATGCAGCAGCCCAACCAGGCGACGGCGATTACCTTGTTCGGCGCCTATAAAGGCACGGACCGCAATACCGGTCTGCGCTGGCTGATGCCGTGGCTCGGCCGCAAGAAGGTGTCGCTGCGCGCCAACAACATGATCTCCGAACGGTTGAAGGTGAATGACCTGCGCGGCAACCCGATCGAGATTGCGGCACAAGTGGTGTGGCGCGTCACCGACACGGCGCAGGCACTGTTCGACATCGACGATTACAAGGCGTTCGTCATCGTCCAGATCGAGGCTGCGGTGCGCACGATCGGCGCGCGCTATCCCTATGACGATTTCGAGCACCAGGAGGTCACGCTGCGCGGCAATCACGATCAGGTCGCGGTCGAACTGCGCCAGGAACTGATCGCGCGTCTCGTCGTGGCCGGGATCACGGTTGATGAATGCGGCTTCACCCACCTTGCCTATGCGCAGGAGATCGCCGGCGCCATGCTCCGCCGCCAACAGGCCCAAGCGGTGGTCGCGGCGCGCAAGACCCTGGTCGAGGGCGCGGTCGGCATGGTCGAGATGGCGCTCGAGCTGCTCAGCGAGAAGAATGTGGTCCATCTCGACGATGAACGCCGTGCGGCTATGGTCTCGAACCTGATGGTCGTGCTGTGCGGTGAACGCGATACGCAGCCGGTGGTGAACACGGGCAGTCTGTATCAATAG
- the pal gene encoding peptidoglycan-associated lipoprotein Pal encodes MARLTTTILIATALLATAACSKKRPATLPPGPGEEQTGPGPVQGDNVVPGSRADFERSVTSNTVNFALDRYDIDARAREILDSQAAWLAKWPNVPVSLEGHADERGTREYNLALGDRRANAAKNYLAGRGVNPARISTISYGKERPIALGSDEASWAQNRRAVTIVLN; translated from the coding sequence ATGGCCAGACTGACAACCACGATCCTCATTGCGACGGCATTGCTTGCTACTGCTGCCTGCAGCAAGAAGCGCCCTGCAACGCTCCCGCCGGGGCCGGGTGAAGAGCAGACCGGCCCGGGCCCGGTTCAGGGCGACAATGTCGTGCCCGGCTCGCGCGCCGATTTCGAGCGCTCGGTCACCAGCAACACGGTCAATTTCGCGCTCGACCGCTACGATATCGATGCGCGCGCCCGCGAAATCCTCGACAGCCAGGCGGCCTGGCTCGCCAAATGGCCCAATGTGCCGGTCAGCCTGGAGGGACATGCCGACGAACGCGGCACGCGCGAATATAACCTCGCGCTCGGTGACCGCCGCGCCAATGCGGCGAAGAATTATCTTGCCGGTCGCGGCGTGAATCCGGCGCGCATCTCGACGATCAGCTATGGCAAGGAACGCCCGATCGCGCTGGGATCGGACGAAGCGAGCTGGGCGCAGAATCGCCGCGCGGTGACGATCGTCCTCAACTGA